The sequence TTTTGAAAGAAATTGGTGGATTAAGCCACGATGAACTTGCGGACGTATTTGAAGAATGGAATAACGGCGAACTTGATAGCTATTTAATCGAGATCACTAAAAATATCCTAAAAGTAAAAGACGAAGAAACAGGCAAACCAATTGTCGATGTTATTCTTGATAAAGCTGGTCAAAAAGGAACTGGTAAATGGACGAGCCAAAGCGCACTTGACTTAGGTGTTCCACTTTCCTTAATTACAGAATCTGTATTTGCTCGTTACATCTCTGCACTTAAAGATGAACGCGTTTATGCAAGTACTGTTTTATCTGGCCCATCTAATTATCGTTTTGAAGGCGACAAAAAAGCATTTGTTGAATCTGTTCGTCGCGCGCTTTACTTCAGTAAAATCGCCTCTTATGCACAAGGTTTTGCACAAATGAGAGCAGCTAGTGAAGAAAACGATTGGGACTTACAATACGGCGAAATCGCGAAAATTTTCCGCGCTGGTTGTATTATCCGTGCTCGTTTCTTACAAAAAATTACTGATGCTTATAATAAAGATAAAAATCTTAAAAACTTATTATTAGATCCATATTTCAAAGATATTGCACATAACTACCAAGGCGACCTTCGTACAGTTGTTGCAGAAGCAGTAAAAGCTGGAATTCCAGTTCCAACATTCACTGCAGCAATTAGCTACTACGATAGCTATCGTTCAGAGGTATTATCCGCAAATCTAATCCAAGCACAACGCGACTACTTTGGCGCTCATACGTATGAAAGAGTTGACAAACCTGGTGTATTCCATACAGAATGGCCACAAGTAGAAGATTGATGGAAGATAAGGCATCCACTTTAACGAGTGGGTGCCTTTTTTATGAGAGTTGAATTAGTAAATCATGGTAAAGTGCTAAAAAATAATGAAAATATCTATTTATGCGCTGTTATTAGTTGTTTTTGAGCTAAAGTTCGTTACAATAGTAATAGGAATATAGTGTAATGACCGAAAGAGAGGGTTAGGCCAAATGAATAGAATATTAATCGTAGAAGATGAAAAAAACTTAGCACGCTTTATCGAACTCGAGCTACAACATGAAAATTATGAAACAGCGGTTGCTAATGATGGACGTGCAGGACTAGAACTCGCACTTAATGAAGAATGGGATGCTATTTTACTTGATTTAATGTTGCCGCATTTAAACGGTGTAGAAGTTTGTCGCCGTGTGCGCCAAGTGAAACAAACACCTATTATTATGATAACTGCACGTGACTCTGTTATCGACCGTGTATCCGGACTAGATCACGGAGCCGATGATTACATTGTCAAACCTTTCGCTATTGAAGAATTACTTGCACGCCTTCGTTCACTGTTACGCCGGGTTGAAAATGCGGAACAATCTGCGAAACAAACCACACTACAGTACCGCAACTTAATCGTTGAAAAAGAAAATCGGATTGTTAAACGCGATGAAGAAATTATTGACCTGACAAAACGAGAGTACGAACTTTTACTTACATTGATGGAAAATGTTAATATCGTTCTTACACGTGAAGTTTTACTTAATAAAGTATGGGGCTATGAAACAGAAGTTGAAACGAATGTAGTGGATGTGTATGTTCGTTACTTACGGAATAAAATTGATCATCCTGACGAAGAAAGTTATATCCAAACAGTTCGCGGGACAGGGTATGTGATGCGTACATGACGACTAGCCCATTTTCCTTAAAAAGTCGTTCTTTGAAATTTAAATGGACTTTTGGAGCTAGTGCAGCCATTTTTCTAACATTTTTCTTGTTTTCCTATGCCATTTACCAAGGAATTGGGCAAATGTTGCTAAATGAAGAAGAACCAGAAGTAAAAGAACTGCTTCTAGCAACAACGAGCACATTAACTAATCAAGATTTGACCGACAATGAGGAAATTAAGTATTTATTTAATAACGACAAAACGGTGAATCGCAAGTTACAAGATCAAGTAATTAATCTGTATGATAAAGACGGCCATTTTATTAATAAGTATTATTTTTCAAGAAATCAAAATATTACTAGCATTGATTTTTCGCAGTATTTTGTTAGTGGGACAGACAAGTTTATTATGAATAAACCAACGATTGATGGACAGAAGATGATGACGGCGCAAATGCCAATTGTAGCAGATGACAATACGACAGTGATTGGTTACGCGCAGGTGGTAAATCCGCTCACTTCCTATAATCGGATGATGGATCGGCTTCTTGTTACAATGATTTTACTTGGGGCAGTGGCGCTCTTTATTAGTGGGATGCTCGGCTATTTACTAGCACAAAACTTTTTAAATCCACTGACTCGCCTAGCTCGAACAATGAATGATATCCGTAAAAATGGTTTCCAAAAACGAATCGAGACGAAAACCAATTCTCGCGATGAAATTGGCGAATTGACCGTTGTTTTTAATGATATGATGACGCGAATCGAAACTAGTTTTGAACAGCAAAAGCAATTTGTAGAGGATGCTTCTCATGAATTGCGTACACCAGTGCAAATTATGGAAGGTCATTTGAAACTACTCACTCGTTGGGGAAAAGATGATCCGGCTGTACTTGATGAATCATTAAACGCTTCGTTAACGGAATTAGAACGCATGAAAAAATTAGTACAAGAAATGCTCGATTTATCAAGAGCGGAACAAATTTCACAAACAAAAGAATTACAAATTACCGATGTTAATGCAACGGTGGAACAAGTAAGACGTAATTTTGAAGTCATGTATGAAAATTTCACGTTTACCTTAAAAGAAGATGATACTGATTTACGAGCGCTTATTCAGCATAATCATTTAGAACAGATCTTAATTATTATTATGGATAATGCCGTGAAGTATTCAGGTGACGGCACCGAAGTGGATATGCATGTCTATAAAGAACAAAAGCAAATCCATATTGATGTGCGTGATTACGGGGAAGGCATTTCACAAGAAGAAATTGATAAGATATTTAATCGTTTCTATCGTGTGGATAAAGCTAGGAGTCGTGAAAAAGGTGGTAATGGCCTCGGACTTGCGATTGCTAAACAATTAGTCGAAGGATATTTAGGAACGATTAATGCGGTTAGTGAGCCAGATAAAGGTACAACGATAAAAATTACACTTCCTTACATTGAACCGAAATCCAAATAGAAAAACCGCAACCTTATGAGGAGGTTGCGGTTTCTTTTATTTTTCTTTCTTTTGTTCTTCCACGATTTGC comes from Listeria monocytogenes and encodes:
- the gndA gene encoding NADP-dependent phosphogluconate dehydrogenase yields the protein MAKQEIGVIGMGVMGRNLALNIESRGHTVSIFNRSTEKTKAVMEENADKKLVPTYSLEEFVESLEVPRRILIMVKAGDATDMMIEAVKPFLNEGDILIDGGNAFFKDTIRRNKELSEEGFNFIGTGVSGGEEGALKGPSIMPGGQRKAYDLVAPILREIAAVADGEPCVTYIGPDGAGHYVKMVHNGIEYGDMQLIAEAYTILKEIGGLSHDELADVFEEWNNGELDSYLIEITKNILKVKDEETGKPIVDVILDKAGQKGTGKWTSQSALDLGVPLSLITESVFARYISALKDERVYASTVLSGPSNYRFEGDKKAFVESVRRALYFSKIASYAQGFAQMRAASEENDWDLQYGEIAKIFRAGCIIRARFLQKITDAYNKDKNLKNLLLDPYFKDIAHNYQGDLRTVVAEAVKAGIPVPTFTAAISYYDSYRSEVLSANLIQAQRDYFGAHTYERVDKPGVFHTEWPQVED
- a CDS encoding response regulator transcription factor, whose product is MNRILIVEDEKNLARFIELELQHENYETAVANDGRAGLELALNEEWDAILLDLMLPHLNGVEVCRRVRQVKQTPIIMITARDSVIDRVSGLDHGADDYIVKPFAIEELLARLRSLLRRVENAEQSAKQTTLQYRNLIVEKENRIVKRDEEIIDLTKREYELLLTLMENVNIVLTREVLLNKVWGYETEVETNVVDVYVRYLRNKIDHPDEESYIQTVRGTGYVMRT
- a CDS encoding HAMP domain-containing histidine kinase, with protein sequence MTTSPFSLKSRSLKFKWTFGASAAIFLTFFLFSYAIYQGIGQMLLNEEEPEVKELLLATTSTLTNQDLTDNEEIKYLFNNDKTVNRKLQDQVINLYDKDGHFINKYYFSRNQNITSIDFSQYFVSGTDKFIMNKPTIDGQKMMTAQMPIVADDNTTVIGYAQVVNPLTSYNRMMDRLLVTMILLGAVALFISGMLGYLLAQNFLNPLTRLARTMNDIRKNGFQKRIETKTNSRDEIGELTVVFNDMMTRIETSFEQQKQFVEDASHELRTPVQIMEGHLKLLTRWGKDDPAVLDESLNASLTELERMKKLVQEMLDLSRAEQISQTKELQITDVNATVEQVRRNFEVMYENFTFTLKEDDTDLRALIQHNHLEQILIIIMDNAVKYSGDGTEVDMHVYKEQKQIHIDVRDYGEGISQEEIDKIFNRFYRVDKARSREKGGNGLGLAIAKQLVEGYLGTINAVSEPDKGTTIKITLPYIEPKSK